The following proteins come from a genomic window of Posidoniimonas polymericola:
- a CDS encoding zinc-binding alcohol dehydrogenase family protein, translated as MKAFQITEPGVSQLIELPAPEPAPGEVLLRVRCVGFCGSDLNTYRGANPMVSYPRVPGHEIAGVIEQLGEQVGDGATEWSVGQHVLVFPYTECGECSACRRGRPNCCRYNQTLGVQRDGMMAELACVPASKLLAADGLSPSELALVEPLTVGAHAVARGEAAAGEHVVVFGAGAIGLGAIASAAYRGAVITAVDIDADKLALAQKCGATHTINSASEDLAARLAELTDGHGPDLAVEAVGLPATFRAAVEIVCFAGRVVYIGYAKEAVSYETKLFVMKELDIRGSRNALPVDFEQVIAMLRGGDFPTPEVVSHHGTLNQAGDLLASWAEAPQRFTKIQIDFA; from the coding sequence TTGAAGGCGTTCCAGATCACCGAGCCCGGTGTTTCGCAACTCATTGAACTCCCCGCCCCCGAGCCGGCCCCCGGCGAGGTGCTGCTGCGGGTGCGATGTGTAGGCTTCTGTGGGAGCGACCTCAACACCTACCGCGGCGCCAACCCGATGGTCAGCTACCCGCGTGTGCCGGGCCACGAGATCGCCGGCGTGATTGAGCAACTCGGCGAGCAAGTCGGCGACGGCGCAACCGAGTGGAGCGTCGGTCAGCACGTGCTGGTGTTCCCCTACACCGAGTGCGGCGAGTGCTCCGCCTGCCGCCGCGGCCGCCCCAACTGCTGCCGCTACAACCAGACGCTCGGCGTGCAGCGTGACGGCATGATGGCCGAGCTGGCCTGCGTGCCGGCGTCCAAGCTGCTGGCGGCCGACGGGCTGTCGCCGAGCGAGCTGGCGCTGGTCGAGCCGCTGACGGTCGGCGCTCACGCCGTAGCTCGGGGCGAGGCCGCCGCCGGCGAGCACGTGGTGGTGTTCGGCGCCGGCGCGATTGGCCTAGGGGCGATCGCCAGCGCCGCCTATCGCGGCGCGGTCATCACGGCCGTCGACATCGACGCCGACAAGCTGGCGCTCGCCCAAAAATGTGGCGCTACCCACACGATCAACTCCGCCAGCGAGGACCTCGCCGCGCGGCTGGCCGAGCTGACCGACGGCCACGGCCCCGACCTGGCGGTCGAGGCGGTCGGCCTGCCGGCGACCTTCCGCGCGGCGGTGGAAATCGTCTGTTTTGCGGGCCGGGTCGTGTACATCGGCTATGCTAAGGAAGCGGTGTCGTACGAGACCAAGCTGTTTGTGATGAAGGAGCTCGACATCCGCGGCTCACGCAACGCCCTGCCGGTCGACTTCGAGCAGGTGATCGCGATGCTCCGCGGAGGCGACTTCCCGACACCCGAGGTGGTTTCCCACCACGGCACGCTCAACCAGGCCGGCGACCTGCTCGCCAGCTGGGCCGAGGCGCCGCAGCGGTTCACGAAGATCCAAATTGACTTCGCGTAA
- a CDS encoding amidohydrolase family protein, translated as MIIDAHHHFWDYSPAEYGWIDDSMSAIARDFGPADLAAAAGEVGVQGVVSVQARQSLAETDWLLDLADQSKLILGVVGWAPLADRGIADVLGGLASRAKLKAVRHVVQDEPDPHFLEARAFNQGVDLLEQHNLAYDLLVFERQLPQTIDFVDRHPNVRFVLDHIAKPRIKEAELSPWRENLAQLAERPNVCCKLSGIVTEADHADWTPGGLRPYFDIVLECFGPDRMMFGSDWPVCLLASGYARWFATVESWASALSEDERRELFGATAARAYQL; from the coding sequence ATGATCATCGACGCCCACCACCACTTCTGGGACTACTCGCCGGCGGAGTACGGCTGGATCGACGACTCGATGTCGGCCATCGCGCGGGACTTCGGCCCGGCCGATCTGGCCGCCGCGGCCGGCGAGGTCGGCGTCCAGGGCGTGGTGAGCGTGCAGGCGCGGCAGTCCCTCGCCGAGACCGACTGGCTGCTCGACCTCGCCGACCAGAGCAAGTTGATCCTCGGCGTGGTCGGCTGGGCGCCACTCGCCGACCGTGGCATCGCGGACGTGCTGGGCGGGCTCGCCAGCCGCGCCAAGCTCAAAGCGGTGCGGCACGTTGTGCAGGACGAGCCCGACCCTCACTTCCTCGAGGCGCGCGCCTTCAACCAGGGCGTCGACCTGCTCGAGCAGCACAACCTGGCGTACGACCTGCTGGTGTTCGAGCGGCAGCTGCCGCAGACCATCGACTTTGTCGACCGTCACCCGAACGTCCGCTTCGTGCTCGACCACATCGCCAAGCCGCGGATTAAGGAGGCCGAGCTGTCCCCCTGGCGGGAGAACCTGGCCCAGCTCGCCGAGCGGCCGAACGTCTGCTGCAAACTGTCGGGCATCGTGACCGAGGCCGACCACGCCGACTGGACGCCCGGTGGGCTGCGGCCGTATTTTGACATCGTGCTCGAGTGCTTCGGGCCCGACCGGATGATGTTCGGTTCCGACTGGCCGGTCTGCCTGCTGGCGAGCGGCTACGCCCGGTGGTTCGCAACGGTCGAATCCTGGGCGTCGGCGCTGAGTGAGGACGAGCGTCGCGAGCTCTTCGGGGCCACCGCGGCTCGGGCGTACCAACTGTAG
- a CDS encoding aldo/keto reductase has translation MPSAGQRDQTRPLGKTGLRVPRIVYGVSCLGNLYEALPLATKRGIAAAWFQASDARPVAVDAAGKYGAGLALEVVGDSLREMEIAPEDVLLSNKLGWLRTPLTTDEPTFEPGVWADLRHDAVQRISPDGILECWRQGLALLGAPYRPQLVSVHDPDEYLAAAINDDDRRARRDDVLQAYAALHELKQQGEVAAVGVGAKDWRVIKELSADVDFDWVMLANSLTVFRHPPELLEFVRGLASRGVGIINSAVFNAGFLVGGKFLDYRVATPEDDPEAFAWRDRFSTLCSRHDVAPAVACVQFGLSAPGVAAIALNTSSPSRVLDNARAVDEPVPAAFWQEAKSSGLIDPACDFVG, from the coding sequence ATGCCGTCGGCGGGGCAACGCGACCAGACCCGCCCGCTCGGCAAGACCGGCCTGCGTGTCCCACGGATCGTGTACGGCGTCAGCTGTCTGGGCAACCTCTACGAGGCGCTGCCACTCGCAACCAAACGCGGCATCGCCGCGGCTTGGTTCCAGGCGTCCGACGCGCGGCCCGTGGCGGTCGACGCCGCCGGCAAGTACGGCGCGGGGCTGGCGCTGGAGGTCGTGGGCGACTCGCTCCGCGAGATGGAAATCGCCCCGGAGGACGTACTGCTGAGCAACAAGCTCGGCTGGCTCCGCACCCCGCTCACGACCGACGAGCCGACCTTCGAGCCCGGCGTCTGGGCCGACCTGCGGCACGACGCCGTGCAGCGGATCAGCCCCGACGGCATCCTCGAGTGCTGGCGGCAGGGGCTCGCGCTGCTCGGCGCGCCGTACCGCCCGCAGCTCGTGTCCGTGCACGACCCAGACGAGTACCTAGCCGCGGCCATCAACGACGACGACCGCCGCGCCCGCCGCGACGACGTCCTCCAGGCGTACGCCGCGCTGCACGAGCTCAAGCAGCAAGGCGAAGTCGCCGCGGTCGGCGTCGGCGCGAAGGACTGGCGGGTAATCAAAGAGCTCTCCGCCGATGTCGACTTCGACTGGGTCATGCTCGCCAACAGCCTAACGGTGTTCCGACACCCCCCCGAGCTGCTGGAGTTCGTCCGCGGTCTCGCCTCGCGCGGCGTCGGGATCATCAACTCGGCGGTGTTCAACGCCGGGTTCCTGGTGGGGGGCAAGTTCCTCGACTACCGCGTTGCCACCCCGGAGGACGACCCCGAGGCGTTCGCCTGGCGTGACCGCTTCTCCACGCTCTGCAGCCGTCATGACGTCGCGCCGGCGGTGGCCTGCGTGCAGTTCGGGCTGTCGGCGCCCGGCGTCGCGGCGATCGCCCTCAACACGAGCAGCCCGTCGCGGGTGCTCGACAACGCCCGCGCGGTAGACGAGCCGGTCCCCGCCGCGTTCTGGCAAGAAGCCAAGTCGTCGGGGCTGATCGACCCGGCCTGCGACTTCGTCGGCTGA
- a CDS encoding tagaturonate epimerase family protein, with product MIENKIRKSTVTSSVPAPSELGLAPSFGFGDRIGLATPGHIAAVRNSGTQIAPIFAQQSIREMTRTSRDPRGVMGDAMNALGGAKWESSHGADADHLKTPDDVNRTAEAGFTFFTIDPSDHVDQKADDYSEAQLRELFEQVRDSAEWFDDYRGKSVKLSTGAEINFDEVTLLRAAVKYGVAIREAITLANHIRHVQTEAGRDFEIELSVDETDQPTTLAEHYIIAEQCLKAGMKLVSLAPRFIGELEKGVDYIGDVAALEASLHDHAAIAEELGPYKLSLHSGSDKISMYPALARATRGRFHVKTAGTSYLEALRVAAVCEPELFREICDYSRQRYNTDRATYHVHAELETVPAPADLSSDQQLQDVYLERWETVRDGLGFTEAGRQILHCAFGSVLTHDRLGPALRSCLTSHPDAYSDILAEHFGRHLSALQQGL from the coding sequence ATGATTGAGAACAAGATCCGTAAGTCCACCGTGACCAGCAGCGTCCCCGCTCCGAGCGAGCTTGGCCTGGCCCCGTCGTTTGGCTTTGGCGACCGCATCGGTCTCGCCACGCCCGGGCACATCGCCGCGGTGCGGAACTCGGGCACGCAGATCGCTCCAATCTTCGCCCAGCAGTCGATCCGCGAGATGACCCGCACCAGCCGCGACCCGCGGGGGGTGATGGGCGACGCGATGAATGCCCTGGGCGGCGCCAAGTGGGAGAGCAGCCACGGCGCCGACGCCGACCACCTGAAGACCCCGGACGACGTCAACCGCACGGCCGAGGCGGGCTTCACGTTCTTCACGATCGACCCGTCGGACCACGTCGACCAAAAGGCGGACGACTACTCCGAGGCCCAGCTCCGCGAGCTGTTCGAGCAGGTCCGCGACTCCGCCGAGTGGTTCGACGACTACCGCGGCAAATCGGTGAAGCTGTCGACCGGTGCGGAGATCAACTTCGACGAGGTCACGCTGCTCCGCGCCGCGGTGAAGTACGGCGTCGCGATCCGCGAGGCGATCACCCTCGCCAACCACATCCGCCACGTCCAGACCGAGGCCGGCCGCGACTTTGAGATCGAGCTGAGCGTCGACGAGACCGACCAGCCGACCACCCTCGCCGAGCACTACATTATCGCCGAGCAGTGCCTAAAGGCGGGCATGAAGCTGGTCTCGCTGGCGCCGCGGTTCATCGGCGAACTGGAGAAGGGCGTCGACTACATCGGGGACGTCGCCGCGCTCGAGGCCAGCCTGCACGACCACGCCGCCATCGCCGAAGAGCTCGGGCCGTACAAGCTGAGCCTGCACTCCGGGTCGGACAAGATCTCGATGTACCCGGCGCTCGCCCGCGCGACCAGGGGACGGTTCCACGTCAAGACGGCCGGCACGTCGTACCTCGAGGCGCTCCGCGTCGCGGCGGTGTGCGAGCCGGAACTGTTCCGCGAGATCTGCGACTACTCGCGTCAGCGTTACAACACCGACCGCGCCACCTACCACGTCCACGCCGAGCTGGAGACCGTCCCCGCCCCGGCCGACCTGTCGAGCGACCAGCAGCTGCAGGACGTCTACCTCGAGCGGTGGGAGACCGTCCGCGATGGCCTCGGCTTCACCGAGGCCGGGCGGCAGATCCTGCACTGCGCCTTCGGCTCGGTGCTGACGCACGACCGGCTCGGCCCGGCGCTGCGGAGCTGCCTGACCTCGCACCCCGACGCCTACTCCGACATCCTTGCCGAGCACTTCGGCCGCCACTTGTCGGCTCTGCAGCAGGGGCTCTGA
- a CDS encoding CDGSH iron-sulfur domain-containing protein, with translation MADVRIRMRPNGPFVVEGPFELVDSEGNKFEISPDKPAVALCRCGESKNRPFCDGAHKGCFDSDERAQ, from the coding sequence ATGGCAGACGTCCGCATCCGCATGCGCCCCAATGGCCCCTTCGTTGTGGAGGGCCCCTTCGAACTGGTCGACTCCGAGGGAAACAAGTTTGAGATCAGCCCCGACAAGCCGGCCGTGGCGCTGTGCCGCTGCGGCGAGTCGAAGAACCGCCCGTTCTGCGACGGCGCGCACAAGGGCTGCTTCGATTCGGACGAGCGGGCGCAGTAA
- a CDS encoding anti-sigma factor family protein encodes MMPPGDNPTAAPSSQEDWDELLSAYLDDELPPEERAAVDEHLAGNADARRLLAELRALTETLHQVPHEAVPRSMTDAVLQAAEQRMLSIDPARDQQHGDARGGPSGRSSLPIGRSRRGWFWAVAAIAAAIVLMVSQREDPAPTLAKSDAEAAPERREPAEMHATDEVADGPAEADRGHYASSAEPVPADAFPDAQPAPTSESAVGDLALNSNFDGARTDDAQPATGPPGTPMPSSAATRSTPTPGPPARGAETSGLAGEFGGGRGGYGGVIGEAAAGVADNPLVVRFDLRPEAFANRFMDTVLTNNGIAVEPTPVSLGRRAAETETEGATIDRPPRGRLQARDIMLVDAPSPQIIEVVSQLNRDYVNVFGIQIEQAPAKQQAKTYNFLQEEVARQQQVADRLGPLSRANVGPQQAANTPAMQQQIARRDFEPATAKPLAKKSRVQEREPRGVAIRIEPEEKLAVDTTDLFAQINRYAVEKLSGVNREAGRGSAIPDTVPVVFFMQPSANPVGAEPAAPRQ; translated from the coding sequence ATGATGCCCCCCGGCGACAACCCGACCGCTGCCCCCTCGAGCCAGGAAGACTGGGACGAGCTGCTCAGCGCGTACCTCGACGACGAGCTGCCGCCGGAGGAGCGCGCGGCGGTCGACGAGCACCTGGCCGGCAACGCGGATGCCCGGCGGCTGCTGGCCGAGCTGCGGGCCCTCACCGAGACCCTCCACCAGGTCCCCCACGAGGCCGTTCCCCGCAGCATGACCGACGCCGTGCTGCAGGCCGCCGAGCAGCGGATGCTGTCAATCGACCCGGCGCGTGACCAACAACACGGCGACGCTCGCGGCGGCCCAAGCGGCCGATCTTCGCTGCCGATTGGTCGGTCGCGGCGGGGCTGGTTCTGGGCCGTGGCGGCGATCGCCGCGGCGATCGTACTGATGGTTTCGCAGCGGGAAGATCCGGCGCCCACCCTCGCAAAGTCCGATGCCGAGGCCGCGCCCGAGCGGCGCGAGCCGGCCGAGATGCACGCCACCGATGAGGTTGCTGACGGGCCCGCCGAAGCAGACCGCGGCCACTACGCGTCGTCCGCCGAACCGGTCCCCGCCGACGCGTTCCCTGACGCGCAGCCGGCGCCCACGAGCGAGTCGGCCGTCGGCGACCTTGCTTTGAACAGCAATTTCGATGGGGCACGAACCGACGACGCGCAGCCCGCCACGGGGCCGCCGGGCACGCCGATGCCGAGCTCGGCTGCCACCCGCAGCACCCCCACACCGGGCCCACCGGCGCGGGGCGCCGAAACGAGTGGACTCGCGGGTGAGTTCGGGGGCGGCCGAGGTGGGTACGGCGGCGTGATCGGCGAGGCCGCCGCCGGCGTGGCGGACAACCCGCTAGTCGTGCGGTTCGACCTGCGTCCCGAGGCGTTCGCCAACCGCTTCATGGACACCGTGCTCACCAACAACGGCATCGCGGTAGAGCCGACGCCCGTGTCGCTTGGTCGACGCGCCGCCGAGACCGAAACTGAAGGGGCGACGATCGATCGCCCGCCGCGCGGACGGCTGCAGGCCCGCGACATCATGCTGGTCGACGCGCCCTCGCCGCAGATTATTGAGGTGGTGTCGCAGCTCAACCGCGACTACGTGAACGTGTTCGGCATCCAGATCGAGCAGGCGCCGGCAAAGCAACAGGCCAAGACTTATAACTTCCTGCAAGAAGAAGTTGCGCGTCAGCAGCAGGTGGCCGACCGGCTCGGCCCGCTGTCACGGGCGAACGTCGGTCCGCAGCAGGCGGCCAATACGCCGGCGATGCAGCAGCAGATCGCCCGCCGCGACTTCGAGCCGGCGACCGCCAAGCCGCTCGCTAAGAAGAGCCGCGTCCAAGAGCGTGAGCCGCGGGGCGTGGCGATCCGGATCGAGCCCGAAGAGAAGCTGGCGGTCGACACGACCGACCTGTTCGCCCAGATCAACCGCTACGCGGTCGAGAAGCTGTCGGGCGTCAACCGCGAGGCGGGTCGCGGGTCGGCGATCCCCGACACCGTGCCGGTCGTGTTCTTCATGCAGCCCTCGGCCAACCCTGTTGGGGCAGAGCCCGCGGCGCCCCGTCAGTAG
- a CDS encoding sigma-70 family RNA polymerase sigma factor, translating into METSNPGSPTRSPDAPPARRTGAARAPAAEVGGAAAEDDQTIDQALAGDSAAFGRLVEKYQDRLYNSLLRYTGSSEDAQDIAQDAFVQAFVKLSSFKRNSAFFTWLYRIGFNRAASNARKRRERTSFDQLSEAGAPDPTDHQAPPEAAMLAQERVELVRQAVAELADDHRQVVVLREFDGFDYQQISEVLEIPIGTVRSRLFRARMQMKERLAAIVDEAQEALQKPDLGAQH; encoded by the coding sequence CGCCGACCCGATCGCCCGACGCGCCCCCCGCGCGTCGGACCGGCGCGGCCCGTGCGCCCGCAGCGGAGGTCGGCGGGGCCGCGGCGGAGGACGACCAGACGATCGACCAGGCGCTGGCGGGCGACTCGGCGGCCTTCGGGCGGCTGGTCGAGAAGTACCAGGACCGGCTGTACAACTCGCTGCTCCGCTACACCGGGTCGTCCGAAGACGCCCAGGACATCGCCCAGGACGCGTTCGTTCAGGCGTTCGTAAAACTCAGCAGCTTTAAGCGCAACAGCGCGTTCTTCACCTGGCTGTACCGCATCGGGTTCAACCGGGCGGCGAGCAACGCGCGGAAGCGACGCGAGCGGACCTCGTTCGACCAACTAAGCGAGGCCGGAGCCCCCGACCCAACCGACCACCAGGCCCCCCCCGAAGCGGCCATGCTCGCCCAGGAACGCGTTGAACTCGTCCGCCAGGCGGTCGCCGAATTGGCCGACGACCACCGCCAGGTGGTCGTGCTGCGGGAGTTCGACGGGTTCGACTACCAACAGATATCCGAGGTCCTCGAGATCCCGATCGGCACGGTCCGCAGCCGCCTGTTCCGCGCCCGGATGCAGATGAAGGAACGTCTGGCGGCGATCGTCGACGAGGCCCAAGAAGCCCTGCAGAAGCCCGACCTGGGCGCCCAGCACTGA